DNA sequence from the Raineyella sp. LH-20 genome:
CCCGCCCCAACCCGGACACCAGCCGCGACGGCAACCTGAACGGGCACGCGTTGGAGAGCACCCGGCTCAACCCCCAGTACTCCTTCGACAACTTCATCATCGGCCCGTCGAACCGGTTGGCGAACGCGGCTGCCCGCGCGGCCGCGGAGACGCCCGGCAAGGTGTTCAACCCGCTGGTCATCTACGGCGGCTCCGGGCTGGGCAAGACGCACCTGATGCATGCCGTCGGCCATTACGTGCTGCACCTCTACCCCGACGCGCGAGTGCGCTACGTCTCCACCGAGGAACTCACCAACGAGTTCATCAACGCCATCTCGGAGAACCAGACCGTCGAGTTCCGCCGCCGTTACCGCGAGGTCGACGTGCTGCTGATCGACGACATCCAGTTCCTGGAGGGGAAGATCCAGACCCAGGAGGAGTTCTTCCACACCTTCAACACCCTGCAGAACGCCGAGAAGCAGATCGTGATGACCTCCGACCGGCCGCCGAAGCTGCTCGAGGCGCTCGAGCCGCGGCTGCGGTCCCGGTTCCAGTCCGGCCTGATCGCCGACGTGCACGCCCCCGATCTGGAGACCCGCATCGCCATCCTCTACAAGAAGGCGCAGCAGGAACGGCTCGCCGTCGACCCACAGGTGCTCCAGTTCATCGCCGAACGGATCCAGACCAACATCCGCGAGCTGGAGGGTGCGCTGATCCGGGTGGCCGCGTTCGCCTCGCTCAACGGCGAGCCGGTCGACCTGCCGCTCGCCCAGGTGGTGCTGCAGGACCTCATCCCGGCCGGCAACAGCTCGGAGATCACCCCGGGCCTGATCATGGCCCAGACGGCCGGCTACTTCGGTCTCAGCGTCGACGAGCTGTGCAGCGCCTCGCGGACCCAGAACATCGCCACCGCCCGCCAGATCGCGATGTATCTGTGCCGGGAACTGACCGACCTGTCGTTGCCGAAGATCGGCCAACAGTTCGGCGGCCGCGACCACACCACGGTGATGCACGCCGAGCGGAAGATCCGCCAGCTGCTCTCCGAGCGCCGAGAGGTCTACACCCAGGTCACCGAGCTCACCACCAGGATCCGTCAGAAGGCCGACAAGGCCTGACCGTCACGCCCCGGCTTCGTCGGCCGACACCATATCGCCCCCCGGAAATCGTCCGGGGGGCATTTTTTGGCCCAGATCCCGTCTTGTCAACACCTGTGGACAGCGTTGTGGACAATTGTGGACAGCTACCCCGTGGTCTGCGGACAGATCCGGGATTGCGGTGGGCGGCCGTCTTGTCCGTCCACATCTTCTGCACCTGTAAGAGGGAGTTGCCCACCGCAGCTGTGGACGGAAATTCACGGGCTGACCAGCGGAAACGGTAGTTCTCCACACTTTCCACATGCCCTATGACTACTGCTGTATCCAAATATCGATGACCATGGCGTAGAGGCAGGGTCGGACCGCGAGCCGGCCGGCGACGAGCCCGTACGCGCCCGAAAAGACGCACGCACCGTCAGCCACCAAGAGCAGGAGGAGCGTACGTCTGCAGCAGACGGGCGCCGAAGCGCGACGCAGTCGATATGATCAGGTGGCCACGACAATCCCCTCAGGAGGGCCAGTGAAGTTCGAAGTCGACCGCGACGTGTTGGCGGAGTCCGTTGCCTGGGTCGCCCGGAGCCTGCCGACGCGCCCGTCGATCCCGATCCTGGCCGGCCTGATGATCCACGCCGAGGGCGAGTCGCTGACCCTGTCCAGCTTCGACTACGAGACCTCGGCCCGAGTCGACCTGCCCGCCACCGTGCACGACGAGGGCACCGCCCTGGTGTCCGGACGACTGCTCGCCGACATCACCCGCTCCCTGCCGCATGCCGGCGTCTCGGTCGACACCTCCGGCGCGGCGATGGAACTGACCTGTGGCAGCGCCCACTTCACCCTGCAGCTGCTGCCGACCGACGACTACCCGATGCTGCCGGCGATGCCCACCGAGACCGGCACGGTGCCCAGCGACGCGCTGGCCGAGGCCGTCTCCCAAGTCGCCGTCGCCGCCGGCCGTGACGAGCTGCTGCCGATCTTCACCGGTGTCCGTGTCGAGATCGACGGGGACACCCTGTCCATGCTCGCCACCGACCGCTATCGGATGGCCCTCAAGGAGCTCACCTGGAACCCGGCCCGGTCCGACTTCCGTGGCAACGCACTGGTCCCGGCCAAGGTGCTCTCCGAGGCGGCCAAGTCGATGTCGGGCGGCGAGACGGTCAGCATCGCCCTGTCCCAGCCGGGCAGCGGCGAGGGGATCATCGGCCTGGCCGGTGAGTCCCACGGCACTCGGCGCCGGATCACCACCCGCCTGCTGGACGGCGAGTTCCCGAAGGTGCGCCACCTGATGGACATCCAGGCCGCGCTGACCGTACGGTGCGCTACCGCCGACCTGATCGACGCGGCCAAGCGTGTCGCCCTGGTGGCCGAGCGCAACTCGCCGCTGCGGATGGTGATGGGGGAGGACACCGTCACTCTGGAGGCGGCCAGCGGCGACCATGCGCACGCGTCGGAGCAGATCGAGGCCCAGTTGGACAGCACCGGCGAGCCGATGATCGCGGCCGGCTTCAACCCGCAGTACCTGCTCGACGCCCTGGGCGCGCTGGACGCGGCGTACGTGAACTTCTCCTTCACCCAGCCGGGCAAGCCCTGCCTGCTGACCGGCGTGGCCGGCGCCATCGGCGACCCGCTGCTCGACTACCGCCACGTCATCATGCTGATGCGGCTGCCCGACTGATCCCGACGATCGACACCCACGCCGACAGACACGATCGGAGCGAGATGACATCCCTGGGACTGGTGGGTCTGGGCCGGATGGGCGGCAACATGCGGGAGCGCTGGCGGGGGGCCGGCCTGCAGGTCATCGGCTACGACCTGAACCAGGAGCTCAGCGACGCCACCGATCCGGCCGATCTGGTGGCCCGGCTCGATGCGCCGCGGGTGATCTGGCTGATGCTGCCGGTGCAGCACATCGACGCGATGCTGGCGCAGGTCGTCCCGCTGCTGTCCGCGGGCGATGTCGTGGTCGACGGCGGCAACTCGAAGTACACCGACGACCAACGCCGGGCGGGCGTCTGTGCCGAGCACGGGGTGGCCTTCGTCGACTGTGGCGTGTCCGGCGGGGTGTGGGGCCGCACCAACGGCTACGCCCTGATGGTCGGCGGTGAGGCCGCCGTGGTGGAGCGGCTGACGCCGTACTTCCAGGCACTGAAGCCGGCCGGCGACTTCGGCTTCGTGCACGCCGGCCCGGTGGGCGCCGGGCACTTCGCCAAGATGGTCCACAACGGCATCGAGTACGCCATGATGGAGGCGTACGCCGAGGGCTGGGAACTGTTGGCGACCGCCGACCTGGTGACCGACGTCCCGGCCGTCTTCCGGTCCTGGCGCGAGGGTTCGGTGGTGAAGTCATGGCTGCTCGACCTGCTCGACAACGCGCTCGAGGACGACCCGGACCTGTCCGATGTCCGCGGCTATGCGGAGGACTCCGGCGAGGGCCGATGGACCGTCGAGGCGGCGATCGAGCTCGGCGTACCGACCCCGGCGATCAGCGCCTCGCTCTACACCCGGTTCATCTCCCGGCAGACCGATTCGCCGGCGATGAAGATGATCGCCGCGCTGCGCAACCAGTTCGGCGGGCATGCCGTGCTGCCCGAGGACGACTGAGCCTGGTGTACGTCGACCACCTCACGCTGGCCGACTTCCGGTCGTACGCGTACGTCGACGTGGACCTGGCGCCGGGGGTGGTGACCTTCGTCGGGGCGAACGGCCAGGGCAAGACCAACCTGGTGGAGGCGGTGGACTACCTGGCCACCCTCGGCTCCCACCGGGTCTCCGCCGACCTGCCGCTGGTGCGGCACGGCACCGAGCGGGCGACGATCAAGGCCCGGGTCCGGGCCGGACGTGCGGACGACCGGGCACTGGTGCTGGAGATCGACATCCATCCCGGCCGGGCCAACCGGGCCCGGCTCAACCGGGCACCGCTGTCGCGGCCCCGCGAGCTGCTCGGCATCCTGCGCACGGTGGTCTTCTCCCCCGAGGACCTGGCCATCGTCAAGGGCGACCCGGCCGCCCGTCGGCAGTTCCTCGACGCCCTGGTGGCGACTCGGTGGCCCCGGATGGCCGGCGTGCGCCACGACTACGACAAGGTGCTGCGCCAGCGCAACAGCCTGCTGAAGACGATGTCCGGCCGGGGCGGGCGGGTCGCCGACCCGTACGCCGACGACACGCTGCGGATCTGGGACGAGCAGCTGGCCACTGTCGGGGCCGAGGTGCTCTCCGCCCGCCTGGACACCCTCGCCGCATTGATGCCGCACACCGCGCGGGCGTACGCCGACATCGCGCCGGCCAACAACGTGGCGACCGCGCGCTACCGCAGCTCGTTGGACCCGGACGGGCCGGCGGACCCGGACGGTGCGCCCGGGACCGACCGCGAGGAGCTGCGGGCCGCGCTGCTGGCCCGGATGGCCGAACGCCGCGGTGAGGAGATCGCCCGGGGGGTGTCGCTGGTCGGGCCGCACCGCGACGACATCGAGCTGTTCCTCGGCGAGCTGCCGGCCAAGGGCTATGCCAGCCACGGGGAGTCCTGGTCGTACGCCCTGGCGCTGAAGCTGGGCGGTTTCCAGCTGCTGCGGGCCGACGGGATCGAGCCGGTGCTGATCCTCGACGACGTCTTCGCCGAACTGGACGCCACCCGCCGGGACCGGCTCGCCGGCGGCGTGCTCGGCGCCGACCAGGTGCTGGTCACCGCCGCCGTCGCCGAGGATCTGCCGGCCGCCCTGGCCGGCCAGCGGTTCCGGGTCGCCGCCGGGGAGGTGCTCCCCGATGCCGCCTGACCCGGATCGGCCGGACGAGCCGCTGTCCGACACGCCGGAGCCGGAGCCCGGCGCGGCGACGCCCGGCCCGCCCGAGGACCCCGAGCCCGCCCCGGACACCCCCGATCCGGACGGTCTCGAGTTGGCCCGGCGGATCGCCCGGCAGGTGAACGCCGGGACCCCCGCACCGCAGCGTCCACCGCGGCGGAAGCGCCGCCGGCCGATCGAGCCGATGTCATCGGGGGCCCGCCCGGACGACCGGGACCCGCAGCCGATCGGTGATGTGCTGCGCCGGATGGTGGAGGACCGCGGCTGGCGCACCGACTTCGACGTGCACGCCCTGATTGCCCGCTGGCCGGAGCTGATCGGCCCGTCCAACGCGGCGCACTGCCGGCCCGAGGCGTACGAGGACGGGGTGCTCACCGTCCGCACCTCGTCGACCGCGTGGGCGGTGCAGATGCGCTCGATGGCGCCGGCCGTGGTCGCCCGGCTCAACGAGCAGCTCGGCTCCGAGGTGGTCCGCCGGATCCTGGTCAAGGGGCCGGACGCCCCGTCGTGGAGCCACGGCCGGCTGCGGGTGCGTGGTCGCGGCCCTCGCGACACGTACGGTTGATCCGCGGCTCCGGTGGTGGACCTCGACACGTACGGGTGATTCTGGCGCGCGGATGCCCCGCCGACGTGGTGACCCTTGCGAATGACCCTCCGGGGTCCGCAGACCGCCTTCCAGGGCCGTCTGCGCGGGTGTGTGACGTCCACTACACCCCCGGTGGGGTAGACTGCACCAGTGACCGAAGCCGAGCAGAGCACCCACGTGGCCCCTGACACGTACGACGCCAGTTCCATCAGTGTCCTGGAGGGCCTGGAGGCGGTTCGCAAGCGACCCGGGATGTACATCGGCTCCACCGGTGAGCGGGGCCTGCACCATCTCGTCTACGAGGTGGTCGACAACTCCGTCGACGAAGCACTGGCCGGCTACTGCGACACGATCCGGATCGAGCTGCTGCCCGGCAACGGGGTCCGGGTGGTCGACAACGGCCGCGGCATCCCGGTCGGCATCCACCCCAAGGAGGGCATCTCGGCCCTCACCGTCGCGCTGACCATGCTGCACGCCGGCGGGAAGTTCGGCACCGGTGGCTACAAGGTCTCCGGCGGCCTGCACGGCGTCGGCGTGTCGGTGGTGAACGCGCTGTCCGAGCGCCTGATCGTCGACGTCAACACGGATGGCTTCCACTGGCGGCAGGGCTTCCACCTGGGCACCCCGGACGGTCCACTGCAGCAGCTGGAACCGGCCGATGACACCGGAACGACGGTCACCTTCTACGCCTCGGACGACATCTTCGAGACCACCGAGTACTCGTACGACACGCTGGCGACCCGGTTCCGGGAGATGGCCTTCCTCAACAAGGGGCTGGCCATCACGATCATCGACCTGCGCCCGAGCGGCGAGCGGGACGCCGACGGTGCCGACCTCGACCAGGCCGCCGCCCCGGGAGCGGCGAAGCCGGGACGGGGGCCGCGGACCGACACCTTCCTCTACGACGACGGCCTGATCGACTACGTCAAGTACCTCACCGGCAGCAAGGAGACCGTCCACTCCAGCGTGATCGCCGTCGAGACCCACGACCCGGAGCACGGCATGGGCCTGGAGGTCGCCATGCAGTGGAACCAGTCCTACACCGAGTCGGTGCACACCTTCGCCAACACCATCAACACCACCGAGGGCGGCACCCACGAGGAGGGCTTCCGCTCCGCGCTGACCAACACGGTCAACAAGTGGGGCGAGACCTGGGGACTGATCAAGAAGCGCGAGGACCGGGTCTCCGGCGACGACATCCGCGAGGGGCTGACCGCGGTGATCTCGATCAAGATCGGTGAGCCGCAGTTCGAGGGCCAGACGAAGACCAAGCTGGGCAACACCGAGGCCCGCTCGTTCGTCCAGAAGGTCGTCAACGAGAAGCTCGGCGACTGGTTCGAGCAGAACCCGTCGGAGGGCAAGGACATCGTCCGCAAGGCCCAGGCGGCCGCGTCGGCGCGGATCGCGGCCCGCAAGGCCCGGGATCTGGCCCGCAACCGCAAGAGCCTGCTCGGCGGCGGCTCGCTGCCCGGCAAGCTGGCCGACTGCTCGTCGACCAACCCCGAGGAGTGTGAGGTCTTCCTGGTTGAGGGCGACTCCGCCGGCGGCTCCGCCAAGGGCGGCCGCGACCCGCGCACCCAGGCGATCCTGCCGTTGCGCGGCAAGATCCTCAACGTCGAGAAGGCCCGGATCGACAAGATCCTCCAGAACAAGGAGGTCGAGGCGATCATCAACGCCCTCGGCACCGGGGTGCACGAGGAATTCGACGTCGAGAAGCTGCGGTATCACAAGATCGTGCTGATGGCCGACGCCGACGTCGACGGCGCGCACATCCGTACGTTGCTGCTGACCCTGTTGTTCCGGTTCATGAAGCCGCTGATCGCCGCCGGGCACGTCTACCTGGCCCAGCCGCCGCTGTTCCGGCTGCGCTGGACCAACGCCCCGCACGAGCTGGCCTACACCGACGAGGAGCGCGACCGGCTGCGCGAGGCGGGTCTGGCGGCCGGCAAGAAGCTGCCGAACATCAACCCGATCCAGCGGTACAAGGGTCTGGGCGAGATGGACCCGGAGGACCTGTGGACCACCACGATGGACCCGGAGAACCGGATCCTGCTCCAGGTGACGCTGGAGGACGCCGCGGCCGCCGATGCGATGTTCACCATCCTGATGGGCGAGGACGTCGCCGAGCGCCGTGCCTTCATCCAGCGCAACGCCAAGGACGTCCGCTACCTCGATATCTGATCGATCGGAAGAACTGAACAATGAGTGACATCCCCCCGCAGAACGAGGACGCCCAGGGCGAGGGCCCCGACGAGCAGGCCGTCGCCGACCAGCAGGGCCTGGCGGTGGTCGCGAAGACCGACAACGTCGAGCAGGTCGACCTCGAGGCGGAGATCCAGAAGTCCTACCTCGACTACGCCATGTCGGTGATCGTCGGGCGGGCGCTGCCCGACGTCCGGGACGGCCTCAAGCCGGTGCACCGCCGGGTGCTGTACGCCATGTACGACGGCGGCTACCGCCCCGACCGCGGTTGGAACAAGTGCGCCCGCGTCGTCGGCGAGGTGATGGGCACTTACCACCCGCACGGCGACTTGGCGATCTACGACACCCTGGTCCGGCTCGCCCAGCCGTGGGTGATGCGGGCCCCGCTGGTCAACGGTCAGGGCAACTTCGGCTCCCCGGGCAACGACCCGGCCGCGGCGATGCGCTACACCGAGTGCAAGATGGCGCCGCTCTCGATGGAGATGGTCCGCGACATCGACGAGGACACCGTCGACTTCCAGCCGAACTACGACGGCCGCGACATGGAGCCGACGGTGCTGCCGGCCCGGTTCCCGAACCTGCTGGTGAACGGCTCGACCGGCATCGCCGTCGGGATGGCCACCAACATCCCCACCCACAACATGCGCGAGGTCAACGCCGCGGTGCAGTGGGCGCTGGAGCACCCGGAGGCCTCCGAGGAGGAGCTGCTCGAGGCCGCGATGGAGCGGATCAAGGGCCCGGACTTCCCGCTCGGCGCGCTGATCGTCGGCCGCAAGGGGATCGAGGAGGCGTACCGGACCGGCCGTGGCTCGGTCACCATGCGCGCGGTGATCGACATCGAGGAGGACGACAAGGGGCGTACGCAGCTCGTCGTCACCGAGCTGCCGTACATGTGCAACCCGGACAACCTGGCGCTGAAGATCGCCGAGCTGGTGCACAACGGCAAGCTCAACGGGATCGCCGACATCCGCGACGACACCTCGGCCCGTACGGGCCAGCGGCTGGTGATCGTGCTGAAGCGCGACGCCCAGCCGCGGGTGGTGATGAACAACCTCTACAAGCACACCCAGTTGCAGGACACCTTCGGCTGCAACATGGTGGCGCTGGTCGACGACGTGCCGCGGACGCTGCGGCTGGACCAGTTCATCTCCTACTGGATCACCCACCAGATCGAGGTGATCCGGCGCCGCACCGAGTACCGGCTGCGCAAGGCCGAGGAGCAGGCGCACATCTACCGCGCCCTGGTGAAGGCGCTGGACGCCCTCGACGAGGTGATCGCGCTGATCCGCCGCTCGCCGACCACCGAGGCCGCCCGGGAGGGGCTGAAGGATCTGCTGGAGATCGACGACGCGCAGGCCACCGCCATCCTCGACATGCAGCTGCGCCGGCTGGCCGCCCTGGAGCGGCAGAAGATCATCGAGACCCTGGAGGAGATCGAGGCCAGGATCGCCGACTTCCGCGACATCCTGGCCAAGCCCGACCGCCAGCGGGGGATCATCGCCACCGAGCTGCAGGAGATCGTCGACAAGTACGGTGACGAGCGGCGGACCCGGATCGTGTCGGCCGACGGCGACCTCTCCGACGAGGACCTGATCCCGGACGAGGACGTCATCGTCACCATCACCCTCGGCGGCTACGCCAAGCGGACCCGCTCCGACCAGTACCGGGTGCAGAAGCGCGGCGGCAAGGGCGTCCGCGGTGCGACGCTGCGGGCGGACGACGAGGTGGCGCACCTGTTCGCGACCACCAACCATCAGTGGATCCTGTTCTTCACCAACATGGGCCGGGTCTACCGGGCCAAGGCGTGGCAGCTCCCGGAGGCCAACCGGGACGCCAAGGGCGGTCACGTGGCGGGGCTGCTGAGCTTCCTGCCCGGCGAGTCGATCGCCCAGGTGCTCGCCATCCCGTCGTACGACGTGGCCGACTACCTGCTGCTCGCCACTCGCAAGGGGCTGGTGAAGAAGACCACCCTGTCGGCGTACGACTCGCCGCGCCAGGCCGGGGTGATCGCGGTCAGCTTCCGCGACGAGGACGACGAGCTGATCGGCGCCGAACTGGCCGGCAGCGAGGACGATGTGTTGCTGGTCTCCCGCAAGGGGCAGGCGATCCGGTTCCGGGCCGATGACGAGCAGCTGCGGCCGATGGGGCGGGCCACCTCCGGGGTGACCGGGATGAAGTTCCGCGACGGCGACGAGCTGCTGGCGATGATGATCGTCCGTGACGACTTCCCCGAGGACGACCGGTTCGTCTTCACCGTCACCGACGAGGGGTACGCCAAGCGCTCCCGGGTCAGTGACTACCGGCTGCAGGGCCGCGGCGGACTCGGCATCAAGGCGATGAAGCTCAACTCCGAACGTGGCAGCCTGGTGGGCGGCCTGATGGTGCAGGAGGGTGACGAGGTGATCGCCATCAAGACCTCCGGCCAGGTGACACGGAGCGCGGTCTCGGAGGTCGCGGTCACCTCGCGTGACACTATGGGGGTGAAGTTCGTCGGGGTATCCGGCAGCGACGCGGTGTCGATCATCGCGCTCAACCCGGAGCGCCCCGAGGACGACGACACGACCGAGGAGAGCACCAGTGAGTGACGCCCGACCGGACGGCGATGTCGATGCGACCGTGCTGCGGTCCACCGAGGAGTTCTACGGCCCCGCCGGGGTGCCCGAATCGCCCACCCCACTGCGTCGGCCCGGCCAGGAGCCGGCCGACGCGGTGTCCCGCCGGACCCGGAAGGCCACTCTGCGACTCAGCCACGTCGACCCGTGGTCGGTGATGAAGACCTCGTTCGTCTTCTCCATCGCCTTCGGCATCGCGGCGCTGATCCTGGTGCTGATCACCTGGCTGGTGCTGTCGGTCTCCGGCGTGTTCAACCTGATCAACGAGCAGATCGGGGCGCTGCTGATGTCGCCCGGCGACACTCAGCAGTTCCGGATCCAGGACTTCTTCGGGCTGTCCAAGACGATGGGCCTGACCATCCTGCTGTCGGTGCTGAACGTGGTGATCCTGACCGCCATGTCGACGCTGATGGCGTTCCTCTACAACACGGCCTGCCGGCTGATCGGCGGCCTGGAGGTCACCCTCGCCGAGGACTGACCCGGCCGACCCGGCGGCGACCCGTTCGCCGCCGGGTGCCGATTTTGCCGGCCGAGCGGCATGGGGTAGTGTTTCTCCTCGGCGCGGCAAGCGTGAAGGGCCCATAGCTCAGGTGGTTAGAGCGCTGTCCTGATAAGACAGAGGTCGCTGGTTCAAGTCCAGCTGGGCCCACCGAACAAGGCCTCCGACCGGGCGAAACGCCAGGTCGGGGGCCTTCGGCTTGTGGCTGGCGCAGATCACTCGCGGTCGAGCCGTTCCAGATCCTCCACCGCCGGGCCCTCGAGCTGGGATCCGTCCGCCGCGAAACGCGAGCCGTGCCAGGGGCAGTCCCACGTACGTTCGGCGTCGTTCCAGCCGACGATCCCGCCCAGGTGCGTGCAGACCGCCGAGACCCGGCAGGTCGTCCCGTCCACCGTGGAGACGGCCTCCGGCCGGTCGCCCGGGCCCAGTCCCACCACCCCGGTGCCTTCGGCCGGGAGGCGGTCGGGGAGGGCGTGCAGGTCGACCTGCCAGTCCTCGGTCGTCTCGCCGCCGGACGGTGCCTGGTGCCGGAGCCTGTCGGCCCACGGCATCGAGCCGCCGAGGATCCGTTCGGCGAGGGTCAGGGCGGCCGCGACGGCGTTGGTCAGGCCCCACTTGTTGAAGCCGGTCGCGGTGAACACCCGCTCCCCGCCGTCGGGCAGCGGCCCGACGAACGGGAGCCGATCGGCGGAGCGGTAGTCCTGCGCCGACCAGGCATGGGTGCGTTCGGCTCCCGGGAAGTGCTCCCGTGTCCACGCCTCGAGGTCCGCGACCGCCGCGGCGGGTGAGGCGGAGCGGCCGACGATGTGCTCGTTGCCGCCGACCATCAGCAGCTCGTGTCCGTCGACCGGCACGGTCCGCAACGAGCGGATCGGGGTGTCGGCGGACAGGTACATGCCCTGCGGGATCGGTCCGGGCAGCCGGTAGGTCGTTGCGTACGACCGGATCGGCACCATCGTCGTGAAATGGCTGCGGTCCAGGATCGGCGTGCCGGTCGCAAGGATCACGCGGTCGGCCCGCATCCGTCCCCGGGTGGTGGTGACCGTCACCGGAGCAGCCGGGTCGAGGCCGGTGACCCGCACCCCCTCGACGACCTCACCACCGTGCGTCGCCAACTCGGCGTGCAGCATGTCGAGCACCCGCAACGGATGGATCTGCACCTGGTCGGGCAGCAGGAGGGCGCCACGCACCGGGAAGGGCAGCTCGGTCTCGTCGGTCCACTGCACGTCCAGCCCGGCGATCCGGGAGGCCTTCTGCTCGACCCGGAGGTGGGCCAGCCCTTCCTCCGTCGTGGCGTACGTGCCGGCGACGCGCCGTTCGTACGGGACGCCGCGGTCGTCCATCAGCCGGGCCAGGAACGCCTGCCCCTCGCGGTTGGCCTCGACGTACGCCCGCAACACCTCGTCGGGGTGCCGGGCGTGGATGCCGGACAGGGTCAGCCCCTGCAGCACGGAGAGCTTGCCGGTGGTGTAGCCGGTGGTCACCGCCCCGATCCGGCGCGCTTCGAGGACGGTGACATGCAGACCCGCGCGGGCCAGCAGGGCCGCGGTGGCCAGTCCGGTGAGGCCGGCCCCGACGACGATGACGTCGGTGTGGGCATCGTCCTCGAAGGTGTCGGTGGCGGGGGAGGCGGTGTGCGTGGCGAACCAGACCGAGTCCATGCCCCCATCATCGGCCCGCCCCGCCGGAATGTGTAGTGGATCACATCTTCGATCTGGCCGGAGGACAGGGGACAATCAGCCATGACCTATGACGTCGTACGTCTCGCCGTCGACGAACGGCACACCCAGCTGGTGAAGAAGAGCGTCGGGCCGGTGCTGCTGCAGTTCCGGGCGTACGCGATGATGCCGCCGGAGGAGCGTCCGGACTGGCACGACCAGTTCTACATGACCTGGATGGACCTGGATCGGCGCGGCGTCCCGGTGATCGAGGTGATCCGCGCCGCGCTGGCCCCTGCCACCGCCCGCGCGATGACCGCCCGGGTGTTCGGTCACGGGGCGGATCCGGTGCCCGGACGGCTCGACTGGTGGCGTGCCGCCGACCTGATCGGGTCGCCGCAGGGCTTCGAGGCGAGGGTGGCTGCCCGGCTGGCCTGGCTGGCCGACGAGGACATGGGCGCCTTCCTGCGCTGGGACGCCCCCGAACCGGCGGAACTGGCCGCCCTTCCGCCGGCCGTCGCGCCGATCGACGCGGTCGGCCGCTGGGTGTTCGACCGCTTCACGCTGACCGACCCGGCCTCCTGGGCGCCGACCAGCCGGGCGCTGGAGGCGGAGCCGGACCTGCGGACCCGGCGGCGGCTGATGGACCTGCGGACCGATCTCGAAGGCCCCGAACCGACCACGCTGGGCGACGAACTGGCCCACGCCCGCGCGCTGGTCGCCGCCGGGGATCGGACGACGGCCGCCTCCCTGCTCTCGGCGCTGGTCACCGTACGCCCCTTCGACCCGGAGCTGCTGGACGAACTCGCCGGGGCGGTCACCGATCCCGAGCATGCGGCCCTGCTGACCCGCCGCGCGGCCAGCTATCGCGCCGTGGACGCCCTGATGGCGTGACGGTTGGCCCGGGGCGCACGCTCACGCGAGACGGCTGGACCGACGCGCCCCCAGGGCCTGAAGGTGTGGTGTCGGCGTCGGCGTCGGATCGCTACGCCCAGAGCTCGGCCAACAGCCGCAGGCTGCGCAGCCGCACCTGCGGGTCGTGGGCGTACGTCACCACGATGAGCTCGTCCGCCTCGGTGGCCGCGACCAGCTCGTCCAGCTGGCGCCGCACCGTGGCAGGGGAGCCCACCGCCCGGCAGGCCAACATGTCCTGGGCGGCCCGCCAGCCTGCGTCGTGCGGCAGCTCGACACGCGGCGGCTGCAGCGGACGTCGGTCGCCGGTGGCGTTGCCGATCGACATCTGTACGTGGGTGGAGTACTGGTACTCCGCTTCCTCGTCGGTGTCGGCGACGAGCACGGAGACCCCGACCATGGCGTACGGGGTCTCCCGGCGCGCGGTCGGCGAGTCGGTGGAGAAGGAGTTGCGGTAGACCGACAGGGCCTCGTACAGCTCGGCCGGGGCGAAGTGCGAGGCGACGGCGAACGGCAGCCCGAGCTGCCCGGCGATGGAGG
Encoded proteins:
- a CDS encoding DUF721 domain-containing protein yields the protein MPPDPDRPDEPLSDTPEPEPGAATPGPPEDPEPAPDTPDPDGLELARRIARQVNAGTPAPQRPPRRKRRRPIEPMSSGARPDDRDPQPIGDVLRRMVEDRGWRTDFDVHALIARWPELIGPSNAAHCRPEAYEDGVLTVRTSSTAWAVQMRSMAPAVVARLNEQLGSEVVRRILVKGPDAPSWSHGRLRVRGRGPRDTYG
- the dnaN gene encoding DNA polymerase III subunit beta, whose protein sequence is MKFEVDRDVLAESVAWVARSLPTRPSIPILAGLMIHAEGESLTLSSFDYETSARVDLPATVHDEGTALVSGRLLADITRSLPHAGVSVDTSGAAMELTCGSAHFTLQLLPTDDYPMLPAMPTETGTVPSDALAEAVSQVAVAAGRDELLPIFTGVRVEIDGDTLSMLATDRYRMALKELTWNPARSDFRGNALVPAKVLSEAAKSMSGGETVSIALSQPGSGEGIIGLAGESHGTRRRITTRLLDGEFPKVRHLMDIQAALTVRCATADLIDAAKRVALVAERNSPLRMVMGEDTVTLEAASGDHAHASEQIEAQLDSTGEPMIAAGFNPQYLLDALGALDAAYVNFSFTQPGKPCLLTGVAGAIGDPLLDYRHVIMLMRLPD
- the dnaA gene encoding chromosomal replication initiator protein DnaA; translated protein: MTGTAPQHPRFTTDQLPEAWAYIVKHSGARHRGLLRNAKPLTVVQNTVMVAVPNEYTRDQLENRLRPGVEEALSDCFRHLTRLAVTVDPDITLDLETELPLEAPESATDEDLDDEWSNEDVASGDRIGPFVPRPNPDTSRDGNLNGHALESTRLNPQYSFDNFIIGPSNRLANAAARAAAETPGKVFNPLVIYGGSGLGKTHLMHAVGHYVLHLYPDARVRYVSTEELTNEFINAISENQTVEFRRRYREVDVLLIDDIQFLEGKIQTQEEFFHTFNTLQNAEKQIVMTSDRPPKLLEALEPRLRSRFQSGLIADVHAPDLETRIAILYKKAQQERLAVDPQVLQFIAERIQTNIRELEGALIRVAAFASLNGEPVDLPLAQVVLQDLIPAGNSSEITPGLIMAQTAGYFGLSVDELCSASRTQNIATARQIAMYLCRELTDLSLPKIGQQFGGRDHTTVMHAERKIRQLLSERREVYTQVTELTTRIRQKADKA
- the gnd gene encoding phosphogluconate dehydrogenase (NAD(+)-dependent, decarboxylating): MTSLGLVGLGRMGGNMRERWRGAGLQVIGYDLNQELSDATDPADLVARLDAPRVIWLMLPVQHIDAMLAQVVPLLSAGDVVVDGGNSKYTDDQRRAGVCAEHGVAFVDCGVSGGVWGRTNGYALMVGGEAAVVERLTPYFQALKPAGDFGFVHAGPVGAGHFAKMVHNGIEYAMMEAYAEGWELLATADLVTDVPAVFRSWREGSVVKSWLLDLLDNALEDDPDLSDVRGYAEDSGEGRWTVEAAIELGVPTPAISASLYTRFISRQTDSPAMKMIAALRNQFGGHAVLPEDD
- the recF gene encoding DNA replication/repair protein RecF (All proteins in this family for which functions are known are DNA-binding proteins that assist the filamentation of RecA onto DNA for the initiation of recombination or recombinational repair.); the protein is MYVDHLTLADFRSYAYVDVDLAPGVVTFVGANGQGKTNLVEAVDYLATLGSHRVSADLPLVRHGTERATIKARVRAGRADDRALVLEIDIHPGRANRARLNRAPLSRPRELLGILRTVVFSPEDLAIVKGDPAARRQFLDALVATRWPRMAGVRHDYDKVLRQRNSLLKTMSGRGGRVADPYADDTLRIWDEQLATVGAEVLSARLDTLAALMPHTARAYADIAPANNVATARYRSSLDPDGPADPDGAPGTDREELRAALLARMAERRGEEIARGVSLVGPHRDDIELFLGELPAKGYASHGESWSYALALKLGGFQLLRADGIEPVLILDDVFAELDATRRDRLAGGVLGADQVLVTAAVAEDLPAALAGQRFRVAAGEVLPDAA